Genomic window (Spirosoma sp. KCTC 42546):
ATACGCCACATTTCCAAAATATGGCGTATGTCAACCAGTCGATCTTCACCTAGGTGAATGCACACGTCTGTACGGACTAGGACCTTTGTGAGGTCATTAACTAATTCATACAACGATGCTTACAGAAAAACTGCCCCTCTGGGCCAAACTCATCGGCTATTTCTTCGGTGCCGCACTTATCTTTATTGGCGGACGTTTTTTGCTCCTGCCCGAGCAGGCTGAACTCGGATTCGGACTCCTATACGCCCAACCGAATGAATCGTTTCATTACATTAAAGGCATTCGCGATCTGACGTCCGGCTTGTTTTTCACAGCGTTCACCATAGCGGGTTGGCGCAAACCCCTCGCTGCTCTGTTTTTAATTGGATCGTTGACGCCGGTTGGCGATATGATCATTGTGCTGACATCACCAGCGGCAGTGTTAATTACGGCCTGGATTCATGGC
Coding sequences:
- a CDS encoding DUF4267 domain-containing protein, with the translated sequence MLTEKLPLWAKLIGYFFGAALIFIGGRFLLLPEQAELGFGLLYAQPNESFHYIKGIRDLTSGLFFTAFTIAGWRKPLAALFLIGSLTPVGDMIIVLTSPAAVLITAWIHGLTALTAWIVGYFLLRQKG